A stretch of Brassica napus cultivar Da-Ae chromosome C6, Da-Ae, whole genome shotgun sequence DNA encodes these proteins:
- the LOC106435246 gene encoding autophagy-related protein 18a-like, with protein sequence MATVSSSSPSSPWPNPNPDSTSPSDSHSHHRDRGDDAEPLDSFSSMTLNSEDPNHNPDPIQTPSSPPAPDSPATPPPSLLHLSFNQDHACFAVGTSRGFRILNCDPFREIFRRDFDRGGGVAVVEMLFRCNILALVGGGPDPQYPPSKVMIWDDHQSRCIGELSFRSDVRSVRLRRDRIVVVLEQKIFVYNFVDLKLMHQIETIANPKGLCAVSQGAGGSMVLVCPGLQKGQVRIEHYASKRTKFVMAHDSRIACFALTQDGGLLATASSKGTLVRVFNTVDGTLRQEVRRGADRAEIYSLAFSSNAEWLAVSSDKGTVHVFGLKVNSGSQVKETPRIAAELTRSSSSPSSSLSLFKGVLPKYFSSEWSVAQFRLVEGTQYIVAFGHQKNTVVILGMDGSFYRCQFDPVNGGEMSQLEYHNCLKPPSVF encoded by the exons ATGGCCaccgtctcctcctcctccccctCTTCTCCCTGGCCCAACCCTAATCCCGATTCCACGTCTCCCTCAGATTCCCACTCCCACCACCGCGATCGTGGAGACGACGCCGAGCCTCTCGATTCCTTCTCCTCAATGACTCTCAACTCCGAAGATCCCAATCACAACCCCGATCCGATTCAAACCCCTTCCTCTCCACCCGCGCCGGATTCGCCGGCGACGCCTCCTCCATCCCTCCTCCACCTCTCCTTCAACCAAGACCACGCCTGCTTCGCCGTCGGCACCTCGCGCGGCTTCCGCATCCTCAACTGCGACCCCTTCCGCGAAATCTTCCGCCGCGATTTCGACCGCGGCGGCGGAGTCGCCGTCGTGGAGATGCTCTTCCGATGCAACATCCTAGCCCTCGTGGGCGGCGGGCCCGACCCCCAGTACCCTCCCAGCAAGGTCATGATCTGGGACGATCACCAGAGCCGATGCATCGGCGAGCTCTCCTTCAGGTCCGACGTTAGGTCCGTAAGGCTCAGGAGGGATCGGATCGTTGTCGTTCTTGAGCAGAAGATCTTTGTCTACAACTTCGTGGACCTCAAGCTGATGCATCAGATCGAGACGATCGCGAATCCTAAGGGGCTGTGCGCTGTCTCTCAGGGTGCTGGTGGCTCGATGGTGTTGGTGTGCCCTGGCTTGCAGAAAGGGCAGGTGAGGATCGAGCATTATGCTTCTAAGCGGACTAAGTTCGTCATGGCTCATGATTCGAGGATTGCTTGCTTCGCTCTCACGCAAGATGGGGGTTTGTTGGCTACGGCTAGCTCTAAGGGGACTCTTGTTCGGGTGTTTAATACTGTTGACGGCACCTTGCGCCAAGAG GTTAGGAGGGGTGCAGATAGAGCGGAGATATATAGCCTCGCTTTCTCTTCAAATGCTGAATGGCTAGCTGTCTCAAGCGACAAAGGAACTGTCCATGTCTTTGGTCTCAAAGTCAACTCCGGCTCTCAAGTGAAAGAGACACCCCGAATTGCAGCTGAACTTACCCGCTCTTCCTCATCCCCATCATCCTCTCTGTCATTATTCAAAG GAGTGTTGCCGAAGTATTTCAGCTCGGAATGGTCGGTGGCTCAGTTCAGATTGGTTGAAGGAACTCAGTACATAGTCGCGTTTGGTCATCAGAAGAACACTGTTGTTATTCTTGGCATGGATGGGAG CTTCTACAGATGCCAGTTTGATCCAGTGAACGGGGGAGAAATGTCTCAGCTTGAGTATCACAACTGTCTAAAACCACCTTCTGTTTTCTAG